A single region of the Eremothecium gossypii ATCC 10895 chromosome V, complete sequence genome encodes:
- the GTT3 gene encoding Gtt3p (Syntenic homolog of Saccharomyces cerevisiae YEL017W (GTT3)), which produces MTATLQHLKKFELALLAEKLKIKHPAKLNKPALVALIQEHLRALKEPLDVLEYPELSEYYDSAGESEGETDAEISGEEDGDESGEDADSAGEQEGESGLQWFSKLRFDKMRPASSQFSFQFHELLTDVQSNIADVNESIQDTLSTIPAISAIFYALEAYMYIIQPFFSFDWSRRPYFVHCTLSHTQLISLLAFWGTFSFCVPAVAAYYINFIRYDLPQVEIDPLVFHVTKSLLALFVGHYWRPGLVSEATYVVKDSFGRAKFSELIRHGLAFAQLQWALNLQQWPLIFGITGVILCLYVL; this is translated from the coding sequence ATGACGGCCACGCTACAACACCTCAAGAAATTCGAGCTTGCCCTACTCGCAGAAAAGTTGAAAATCAAGCACCCGGCGAAGCTGAATAAGCCGGCGCTTGTGGCGCTCATCCAGGAGCACTTGCGGGCATTGAAGGAGCCACTCGATGTGCTTGAGTATCCCGAACTCAGCGAGTATTATGACAGCGCGGGCGAGTCGGAAGGCGAGACGGACGCAGAGATTTCCGGGGAGGAGGACGGCGACGAGTCCGGGGAGGACGCGGACTCGGCCGGGGAGCAGGAGGGCGAGTCCGGGTTGCAATGGTTTTCCAAACTCCGGTTTGACAAAATGCGCCCGGCCAGTTCGCAGTTCAGCTTCCAGTTTCACGAGCTTCTAACTGATGTACAGTCCAACATTGCGGACGTGAACGAGTCGATACAGGACACGCTTTCCACCATACCAGCGATCAGCGCCATCTTCTACGCGCTTGAGGCGTACATGTATATCATCCAGCCATTTTTCTCGTTCGACTGGAGCCGGCGGCCATACTTTGTGCACTGCACGCTATCCCACACGCAGCTAATATCGCTACTTGCGTTCTGGGGCACCTTTTCGTTCTGTGTGCCTGCTGTCGCGGCATACTATATCAACTTCATCAGGTACGATCTCCCCCAGGTGGAGATCGACCCGCTAGTGTTCCACGTCACCAAATCCCTACTCGCCCTCTTCGTGGGCCACTACTGGAGACCTGGCTTGGTGAGCGAAGCAACATACGTCGTAAAGGATTCCTTtgggcgcgccaaattctCAGAACTTATCCGCCATGGCCTGGCCTTTGCTCAACTCCAGTGGGCGCTTAATCTACAACAATGGCCTCTAATATTCGGTATCACTGGAGTAATACTGTGCTTATACGTCCTATGA
- the NPP2 gene encoding nucleotide diphosphatase/phosphodiesterase NPP2 (Syntenic homolog of Saccharomyces cerevisiae YCR026C (NPP1) and YEL016C (NPP2)), which yields MQSADHKAHCGGMNDQELEEAYDYNSVLDELDYMTAPGARTAWHKRWMQQARGTWYKWRTPRRLAGSQRGVELYRLDRAGEGTMLLEDEARELEGKRWGSWARTLVPLVMLAALLPVYLTILAPWIRFAKLAPTEPAASPRWNNGTHDFVGLTLLVSIDGFHPSYINNESTPFINELYSGTYAKSGVLTTPYMRPSFPSETFPNHWTLVTGRRPGHHGIVSNVFYDDTLKKEFVFVDSPQDPAFWKGGDPIWFTAQKAFGISEFSAAAHFWPGSETVYEEDDPERETRTPRYVDKYDGLESMDHKLDRIFEFIDMPLGERPGLILSYIPEVDSVGHRYGNAWTNPVLQKALRDTDDFMRRLFQGLEQRNLTSFANTVIVSDHGMAKLNWTKDVLFLEDIFSSDDVSRLERISGHVNCGVYPKDSHDVHYFHQTLKEHLKGLPYDVYLREQLPAEYELQGRYDHRLAPIWILSHPGKYIMDNRKTAPPNEIFGMHGFNNSHVDMRATFIGVGPFFGRSGVTSYLAPFDNIEVCQLLSDVIGLAEPAETDATWPWPFSHMTLKEWTNIALPYGWHEDSEYLAYRYPGSTFNKLWNHFKRPAAQEQVTTTLSSPSDHPPSSAAAPTTTLSSPSDHPPSSAAAPTTTLSSSSDHPTSSSAAPTTETTEWYSGIMDGAAHIIDDTEQLINSIMPQEVGDFVGGLVHDVLGGVEHFLDGLSSE from the coding sequence ATGCAGAGCGCAGACCACAAAGCACACTGCGGTGGTATGAACGATCAGGAACTGGAAGAGGCGTATGACTACAACAGTGTGTTGGACGAGCTAGACTACATGACGGCGCCGGGGGCGCGCACGGCGTGGCACAAGCGATGGatgcagcaggcgcgcggcACGTGGTACAAATGGCGGACGCCGCGGCGGTTAGCCGGTAGCCAGCGCGGGGTGGAGCTCTACAGGCTGGACCGGGCGGGCGAGGGCACGATGTTGCTGGAGGATGAggcgcgcgagctggaggGTAAACGGTGGGGCAGCTGGGCGAGGACCTTGGTGCCACTCGTGATGCTGGCTGCGCTTTTGCCCGTGTACTTGACGATCCTGGCGCCCTGGATCCGGTTTGCGAAGCTGGCCCCCACCGAGCCGGCTGCCTCCCCCCGATGGAACAACGGGACGCACGACTTCGTGGGACTCACCTTACTTGTTTCGATTGACGGGTTCCACCCGTCGTACATCAACAACGAATCCACGCCGTTCATAAACGAGTTGTACAGCGGCACGTACGCCAAGAGCGGCGTGCTGACGACCCCGTACATGAGGCCCAGCTTTCCGTCTGAGACGTTCCCCAACCACTGGACTTTGGTAACGGGGAGACGGCCCGGGCACCACGGCATCGTGAGCAATGTGTTCTACGATGACACGCTTAAGAAGGAGTTTGTGTTTGTTGATTCTCCCCAAGACCCCGCCTTCTGGAAGGGCGGGGATCCGATATGGTTCACTGCGCAGAAGGCATTTGGCATCTCGGAGTTCAGCGCTGCCGCGCACTTCTGGCCTGGCTCTGAGACGGTTTACGAGGAAGATGACCCTGAACGGGAAACCCGGACTCCGCGCTATGTGGACAAGTACGATGGCCTGGAGTCGATGGACCACAAGTTGGACCGCATATTTGAGTTTATCGACATGCCACTAGGGGAACGGCCAGGACTCATCCTGTCCTATATTCCCGAGGTAGACTCCGTGGGGCACCGCTATGGCAATGCATGGACGAATCCCGTACTCCAAAAGGCCTTGCGAGACACGGACGACTTCATGCGGCGTCTCTTTCAGGGTTTGGAGCAGCGCAACTTGACCTCGTTTGCGAACACGGTGATTGTCAGCGACCACGGGATGGCGAAGCTAAATTGGACAAAAGATGTGCTATTCTTGGAGGACATATTCAGTTCAGATGATGTGTCTCGTTTGGAACGGATCAGCGGGCATGTTAACTGCGGCGTTTACCCCAAGGATAGCCACGATGTGCATTATTTCCATCAGACACTCAAAGAGCACTTGAAAGGGCTACCGTACGATGTTTACTTGCGTGAGCAGCTCCCAGCAGAGTACGAATTACAGGGGCGCTACGATCACCGCCTTGCGCCAATCTGGATACTCTCTCATCCTGGAAAGTACATTATGGACAACAGGAAAACAGCTCCGCCCAACGAGATATTCGGCATGCACGGCTTCAACAACTCTCACGTAGACATGCGTGCTACGTTCATAGGAGTGGGGCCGTTCTTCGGTCGGAGCGGCGTCACAAGCTATCTAGCACCCTTCGATAACATCGAGGTTTGCCAACTCTTGTCCGATGTAATCGGTCTTGCAGAACCGGCGGAGACAGACGCCACTTGGCCTTGGCCGTTTAGCCACATGACTCTGAAGGAGTGGACCAATATCGCCTTGCCTTACGGCTGGCATGAAGATAGTGAATACCTTGCGTACCGCTACCCAGGTAGCACCTTCAACAAGCTATGGAATCACTTCAAGCGGCCCGCAGCTCAGGAACAAGTCACTACGACTCTTTCATCACCCTCCGACCATCCCCCATCatccgccgccgcgcccacAACGACTCTTTCATCACCCTCTGACCATCCCCCATCatccgccgccgcgcccacAACTACTCTTTCATCATCATCTGACCATCCCACTTCATCTTCCGCCGCGCCCACAACGGAGACGACAGAATGGTATTCCGGTATTATGGATGGTGCAGCGCACATCATAGATGATACAGAGCAGCTCATCAACAGCATTATGCCGCAAGAAGTCGGTGATTTTGTCGGTGGTTTAGTCCATGATGTACTTGGAGGCGTGGAACACTTCCTCGATGGACTGTCTAGTGAATAG